From a single Lolium rigidum isolate FL_2022 chromosome 7, APGP_CSIRO_Lrig_0.1, whole genome shotgun sequence genomic region:
- the LOC124672144 gene encoding translation initiation factor IF-2-like: protein MEEKAAETVPAPAVAVAAAGDLDVTYCSEHPYPPGAAAAAGMAVGSGICAFCLQEKLGMLVSSSKSSPFHPPPASVTPTTPPSTNMPASDPPHPPAAAVPPQKAKSSSSSAATVASGLRRSKSVAPRPDEPPLSAAGVANDSPRKKSFWSFLYPSSGAHRSASSSSSSLPGADGPASARRKSVSVASSAASASMGRRLEAIEEPESPGRRSEGSSSSSFGRKVARSRSVGCGSRSFSGDFLERLSTGFGDCALRRVESHREPKPKGAAPGHLGDGGDDDYEQHKIKCAGFFGGLGAAPPPSSSYWLSAPGNAGNGAGAGTGGGSGKAPGARSHRSWAWALASPMRALRPTSSTSSKSIMSAHHNRAAGGANNMPTVGGSAVATS from the coding sequence atggaggagaaggcggcggagacgGTGCCGGCCCCGGCGGTTGCGGTTGCCGCGGCGGGGGATCTGGACGTGACGTACTGCAGCGAGCACCCCTACCcgcccggcgcggcggcggcggccgggatggCCGTGGGCAGCGGCATCTGCGCCTTCTGCCTGCAGGAGAAGCTCGGCATGCTCGTCTCCTCCTCCAAGTCCAGCCCCTTCCACCCGCCGCCAGCCTCCGTCACCCCGACCACCCCTCCCTCCACCAACATGCCCGCCTCCGACCCgccccaccctcccgccgccgcggtCCCGCCGCAGAAggccaagtcctcctcctcgtccgccgCCACGGTGGCGAGCGGGCTCCGGAGGAGCAAGTCCGTGGCGCCGCGGCCGGACGAGCCGCCGCTGTCCGCCGCCGGGGTCGCCAACGACAGCCCCCGCAAGAAGAGCTTCTGGTCCTTCCTCTACCCCTCCTCCGGCGCCCACCgcagcgcgtcctcctcctcctcgtctctgCCCGGGGCCGACGGCCCCGCGTCGGCCAGGAGGAAGTCGGTGTCGGTGGCGTCGTCCGCGGCGTCCGCGTCGATGGGGCGCAGGCTGGAGGCCATCGAGGAGCCCGAGAGCCCCGGCCGCCGCAGcgagggctcctcctcctcctccttcggccgCAAGGTGGCGCGCTCCCGCTCCGTCGGCTGCGGCAGCCGCAGCTTCTCGGGAGACTTCCTCGAGCGCCTCTCCACCGGCTTCGGCGACTGCGCGCTCCGCCGCGTCGAGTCCCACCGCGAGCCCAAGCCCAAGGGCGCCGCGCCCGGCCACCTGggtgacggcggcgacgacgactacGAGCAGCACAAGATCAAGTGCGCCGGCTTCTTCGGCGGGCTCGGCGCCGCGcccccgccctcctcctcgtacTGGCTCTCCGCGCCCGGCAACGCTGGGAACGGCGCTGGCGCCGGCAcaggcggcggcagcgggaaGGCGCCTGGCGCGCGGAGCCACCGGAGCTGGGCGTGGGCGCTGGCGAGCCCCATGCGGGCGCTCAGGCCGACCAGCTCCACGTCCAGCAAGTCCATCATGTCCGCGCACCACAaccgcgccgccggcggcgccaaCAACATGCCGACGGTGGGTGGATCAGCGGTGGCGACGAGCTAG